The following coding sequences are from one Amphiprion ocellaris isolate individual 3 ecotype Okinawa chromosome 19, ASM2253959v1, whole genome shotgun sequence window:
- the LOC111570689 gene encoding myosin-9 isoform X1, with product MTDADKFLYVDRNLVNNPLAQADWATKKLVWVPSERLGFEAGSVKEERGDECVVELADSGKKIKVNKDDIQKMNPPKFSKVEDMAELTCLNEASVLHNLKERYYSGLIYTYSGLFCVVINPYKNLPIYSEEIVEMYKGKKRHEMPPHIYAITDTSYRSMMQDREDQSILCTGESGAGKTENTKKVIQYLAHVASSHKTKKDQNSSILSHGELEKQLLQANPILEAFGNAKTVKNDNSSRFGKFIRINFDVNGYIVGANIETYLLEKSRAIRQAKDERTFHIFYYLLTGAGDKLRSDLLLENYNNYRFLSNGNVTIPGQQDKDLFTETMEAMKIMSIPEDEQIGMLKVVASVLQLGNMSFKKERHTDQASMPDNTAAQKVCHLMGMNVTDFTRAILSPRIKVGRDYVQKAQTQEQAEFAVEALAKATYERMFRWLVMRINKALDKTKRQGASFIGILDIAGFEIFELNSFEQLCINYTNEKLQQLFNHTMFILEQEEYQREGIEWSFIDFGLDLQPCIDLIEKPASPPGILALLDEECWFPKATDKSFVEKVLQEQGTHPKFHKPKKLKDEADFCIMHYAGKVDYKADEWLMKNMDPLNDNVATLLNQSTDKFVSELWKDVDRIVGLDKVSGMSEMPGAFKTRKGMFRTVGQLYKEQLSKLMATLRNTNPNFVRCIIPNHEKKAGKLDPHLVLDQLRCNGVLEGIRICRQGFPNRIVFQEFRQRYEILTPNAIPKGFMDGKQACVLMIKGLELDPNLYRIGQSKVFFRAGVLAQLEEERDMKITDIIISFQAWCRGYVARKAFAKRQQQLTAMKVIQRNCAAYLKLRNWQWWRLFTKVKPLLQVSRQEEEMQAKDEELVKVKEKHLYAEKQLQEMEEKQQQLSAEKMALQEQLQAETELCAEAEEMRARLAAKKQELEEILHDLEARVEEEEERASQLSSEKKKMQQNITDLEQQLDEEEAARQKLQLEKVTLEAKMKKIEDDVMVLDDQNNKLNKEKKLMEERISEFTTNLAEEEEKSKSLQKLKTKHEAMITDLEDRLRREEKGRQELEKNRRKLEGDFTEIHDQIAELQAQIAELRAQLAKKEEELQAALARMEEEAAQKNLAQKKIRELEAQLSELQEDLELERQARTKAEKHRRDLGEELEALKTELEDTLDSTAAQQELRTKRETEVAQLKKTLEDEAKVHEHQLIEMRQKHGQAFDELNEQLEQAKRNKVSMEKAKQALESERNELSIELQTLMQGKTDSEHRRKKAEAQVQELQLKHSESERQRMELAEKLAKTQTELENVTGVLNDVESKSIKAVKDCSAVESQLQDVQEILQEETRQKLSLNTRLRQLEDEQNNLREQLEEEEEAKRNVEKQLQTVQAQLAEMKKRVEQDAGCLETAEEGKKKVQRDLEMTNQRLEEKCAAFEKLDKTKTRLQQELDDMILDQDHLRQTVTNLEKKQKKFDQMLAEEKTISARYAEERDRAEAEAREKETKALALTRELESLMDIKEELDRNNKLLRAEMEDLVSSKDDVGKNVHELEKSKRTLEQQLEEMKTQLEELEDELQATEDAKLRLEVNMQAMKAQYERDLAGRDEMGEEKKRALVKQVREMEMELEDERKQRSAAVASRKKLELDLKELEAGIDMANKNRDEALKQLKKVQAQMKDLIRELDDTRMSREEILSQSKETEKKLKGMEADMIQMQEELAAAERVKRQAQQERDELQDEINNQAAKNAQVAEERRRLEARIAQLEEELEEEQCNTELTNDRLKKAMLQTDQMNVELTAERSTCQRVEGARSQLERQNKELKLKLQELEGTIKSKYKANMSALEAKIAQLEEQLDMETRERQAATKLVRRTEKKLKEFILQVDDERRNTEQYKDQVDKLNSRLKQLKRQLEEAEEEAQRANANRRKLQRELEDATESAEVMNREVTTLKNKLRRGDLPFTVRRTVTRTGIESDDESEPKTEAPEPKPE from the exons ATGACAGACGCAGACAAGTTTCTGTACGTGGACCGTAATCTGGTCAACAACCCGCTGGCACAGGCTGACTGGGCCACCAAGAAGCTGGTATGGGTGCCGTCGGAGCGCCTTGGGTTCGAGGCCGGCTCTGTGAAGGAGGAGCGCGGCGACGAGTGTGTGGTGGAACTGGCAGACTCTGGGAAGAAGATCAAGGTGAACAAGGATGACATCCAGAAGATGAACCCACCCAAATTCAGCAAGGTCGAGGACATGGCCGAGCTCACCTGCCTGAATGAAGCATCCGTGCTGCACAACCTGAAGGAGAGATATTACTCTGGTCTCATATAT ACGTACTCTGGTCTCTTCTGTGTCGTCATAAACCCCTACAAGAACCTGCCCATCTACTCAGAGGAGATTGTTGAAATGTACAAGGGCAAGAAGAGGCACGAAATGCCGCCTCATATCTACGCCATTACTGACACATCCTACAGAAGCATGATGCAGG ATCGTGAAGACCAGTCCATCCTGTGCAC AGGCGAGTCTGGTGCTGGTAAGACAGAGAACACCAAGAAGGTCATCCAGTATCTCGCTCATGTGGCCTCCTCTCATAAGACAAAGAAAGATCAG AACAGCTCCATCCTGTCACAT GGGGAGCTGgagaagcagctgctgcaggctaACCCCATCCTAGAAGCCTTTGGAAATGCCAAGacggtcaaaaatgacaactccTCCAGATTC GGAAAGTTCATCAGGATCAACTTTGATGTCAATGGTTACATCGTTGGTGCCAATATTGAAACTT ACCTGTTGGAGAAATCTCGTGCCATTCGCCAGGCCAAAGATGAGAGGACCTTTCACATCTTCTACTACTTGCTTACAGGAGCTGGAGACAAATTGCGCT CTGATCTCCTCCTGGAAAATTACAACAACTATCGCTTCCTTTCCAACGGGAACGTTACAATTCCGGGGCAGCAAGACAAGGATCTGTTTACAGAGACCATGGAGGCTATGAAGATCATGAGCATTCCAGAGGATGAGCAGATAG GCATGTTGAAGGTGGTGGCCTCTGTTCTGCAGCTTGGAAACATGAGCTTCAAGAAGGAGCGTCACACAGATCAGGCGTCCATGCCTGACAACACAG CTGCCCAGAAGGTGTGTCACCTCATGGGCATGAACGTCACAGACTTCACCAGGGCCATTCTGTCACCCAGGATCAAGGTGGGCCGAGACTACGTCCAGAAGGCTCAGACCCAGGAGCAGGCAGAGTTTGCTGTGGAAGCCCTGGCCAAGGCTACGTATGAAAGGATGTTCCGCTGGCTCGTCATGAGGATCAACAAAGCCCTCGACAAGACCAAGAGACAGGGAGCCTCCTTCATCGGCATCCTTGACATTGCTGGCTTTGAGATCTTTGAG CTGAACTCATTTGAACAGCTGTGCATCAACTACACCAacgagaagctgcagcagctcttcaACCACACCATGTTCATCCTGGAGCAGGAGGAGTATCAGAGGGAGGGCATCGAGTGGAGCTTCATCGACTTCGGCCTTGACCTGCAGCCCTGCATCGACCTCATTGAGAAACCT GCCAGTCCTCCTGGTATCCTCGCCCTGCTGGATGAGGAGTGCTGGTTTCCCAAAGCCACAGACAAGAGCTTTGTGGAGAAGGTGCTCCAGGAGCAGGGCACACACCCCAAGTTCCACAAACCCAAGAAACTGAAGGATGAagcagatttctgtatcatgcATTACGCTGGCAAG GTGGACTACAAGGCAGATGAGTGGCTGATGAAGAACATGGACCCTTTGAATGACAATGTGGCGACACTGCTCAACCAGTCCACTGACAAGTTTGTGTCTGAGCTCTGGAAGGACG TGGACCGCATTGTGGGTCTGGATAAGGTGTCCGGCATGTCCGAGATGCCCGGTGCCTTCAAAACCCGTAAAGGCATGTTCCGCACAGTGGGCCAGCTGTACAAGGAGCAGCTGTCCAAGCTCATGGCCACGCTGAGGAACACAAACCCCAACTTTGTTCGCTGCATCATTCCCAACCACGAGAAAAAG GCTGGTAAACTGGACCCCCAcctggttctggatcagctgagGTGTAATGGTGTGCTGGAGGGAATCCGTATCTGCAGACAGGGCTTCCCCAACCGCATCGTCTTCCAGGAGTTCAGACAGAG GTATGAGATCCTCACTCCTAATGCCATCCCCAAGGGGTTCATGGATGGAAAGCAGGCCTGTGTGCTCATG ATCAAGGGTCTGGAGCTGGATCCCAACCTGTACCGCATCGGCCAGAGTAAAGTTTTCTTCAGAGCGGGAGTCCTCgctcagctggaggaggagagggacaTGAAGATCACAGACATCATCATCAGTTTCCAGGCCTGGTGCAGAGGCTACGTGGCCCGCAA GGCCTTTGCCaagagacagcagcagctgactGCAATGAAGGTGATCCAGAGGAACTGTGCCGCTTACCTTAAACTCAGGAACTGGCAGTGGTGGAGGCTCTTCACCAAG GTGAAACCTCTGCTGCAAGTCagcaggcaggaggaggagatgcaAGCCAAGGATGAAGAGCTGGTTAAGGTGAAGGAGAAGCATCTATATGCCGAGAAGCAGCtccaggagatggaggagaaacagcagcag CTGAGTGCTGAGAAGATGGCCCTGCAGGAGCAGCTTCAGGCCGAAACAGAACTCTGTGCCGAGGCTGAGGAAATGAGAGCCCGTCTGGCTGCCAAGAAGCAAGAGCTGGAGGAGATCCTCCACGACCTGGAGGCCCgtgtggaggaagaggaagagcgTGCTTCTCAGCTGTcttcagagaagaaaaagatgcaGCAAAATATTACT GacttggagcagcagctggatgagGAAGAGGCTGCCAGACAGAAGCTCCAGCTGGAGAAGGTCACACTGGAGGCCAAGATGAAGAAGATAGAAGATGATGTTATGGTTTTAgatgaccaaaacaacaaactaaacaag GAGAAGAAGTTGATGGAGGAGAGGATCTCTGAGTTCACCACTAACCtggcagaggaggaagagaaatcCAAGAGCTTGCAGAAACTCAAGACCAAACACGAGGCCATGATCACAGACCTGGAGG ACCGCCTGCGTAGGGAGGAGAAGGGCCGTCAGGAGCTGGAGAAGAACCGTCGTAAGCTGGAGGGCGACTTCACCGAGATACACGATCAGATTGCTGAGCTGCAGGCCCAGATTGCTGAGCTCCGTGCCCAGCTGGCTAAGAAGGAGGAAGAGCTCCAGGCTGCTCTGGCCAG GATGGAAGAGGAGGCTGCACAGAAGAACCTGGCACAGAAAAAGATCCGTGAGTTGGAGGCTCAGCTCTCTGAACTGCAGGAGGATTTGGAGCTGGAGAGGCAGGCCCGCACCAAGGCAGAGAAACATCGCAGGGACCTTGGAGAAGAACTTGAGGCCCTCAAGACCGAGCTAGAGGACACTCTGGACTCCACTGCTGCTCAGCAGGAACTCAG GACCAAACGTGAGACAGAGGTGGCACAGCTTAAAAAGACCCTTGAAGATGAAGCCAAAGTCCATGAACACCAGCTGATTGAGATGAGGCAGAAACATGGTCAGGCCTTCGATGAGCTCAATGAGCAGCTGGAGCAGGCTAAGAGG AACAAAGTGTCGATGGAGAAGGCCAAACAGGCCCTGGAGTCAGAGAGGAACGAGCTGTCCATTGAGCTGCAGACGCTGATGCAGGGCAAAACAGATTCAGAACATCGCAGGAAGAAGGCTGAAGCTCAGGTCCAGGAGCTGCAGCTCAAACACTCAGAGAGTGAGCGCCAGAGGATGGAGCTGGCTGAGAAACTTGCAAAAACGCAG ACTGAACTGGAAAATGTTACCGGTGTTCTCAATGATGTGGAGAGCAAGTCCATTAAGGCAGTCAAAGACTGCTCTGCTGTGGAATCCCAACTGCAGGATGTTCAG GAAATACTCCAGGAAGAGACACGCCAGAAATTATCACTTAACACACGTCTGCGCCAGCTTGAGGATGAACAAAACAACCTGAGGGAACagctggaggaagaagaagaagccaagCGGAACGTAGAGAAGCAGCTTCAAACAGTCCAGGCTCAG CTTgctgaaatgaagaaaaggGTAGAGCAGGATGCTGGGTGTCTGGAAACAGCTGAGGAGGGAAAGAAGAAGGTCCAAAGGGACCTGGAGATGACAAACCAGCGTCTGGAGGAGAAATGTGCTGCCTTTGAGAAGTTGGACAAGACAAAGACACGTCTCCAGCAAGAGTTGGACGACATGATATTAGACCAGGACCACCTCCGACAGACCGTCACCAACctggagaagaaacagaagaagtttGACCAG ATGCTGGCAGAGGAGAAGACCATCTCTGCCCGTTATGCAGAGGAGCGTGACCGAGCTGAAGCTGAGGCCCGTGAGAAGGAGACCAAGGCTTTGGCTCTAACTCGGGAGCTGGAATCTCTGATGGACATCAAGGAAGAACTGGACCGCAACAACAAACTGCTCCGGGCTGAAATGGAAGACCTGGTATCCTCTAAAGATGACGTTGGCAAGAAT GTCCACGAGCTGGAGAAGTCCAAACGTActctggagcagcagctggaggagatgaagactcagctggaggagctggaggatgaGCTGCAGGCCACAGAGGACGCCAAGCTGCGTCTGGAGGTCAACATGCAGGCCATGAAGGCCCAGTATGAGAGAGACCTGGCAGGACGTGATGAGAtgggagaggagaagaaaagggcTCTGGTTAAACAG GTGCGGGAAATGGAGATGGAGCTGGAGGATGAAAGGAAGCAGCGTTCTGCAGCCGTGGCCTCACGCAAGAAGCTGGAGCTGGACCTGAAGGAGCTGGAGGCCGGCATCGACATGGCCAACAAGAACCGTGACGAGGCTCTGAAACAGCTCAAAAAAGTCCAA GCCCAGATGAAGGATCTCATCCGGGAGCTGGACGATACTCGCATGTCCCGAGAAGAGATCCTCTCCCAGAGCAAGGAGACTGAGAAGAAGCTGAAGGGCATGGAGGCCGACATGATCCAGATGCAGGAG GAGCTGGCGGCTGCAGAGCGAGTCAAGAGACAGGCCCAGCAGGAGAgagatgaactgcaggatgaGATAAATAACCAGGCTGCCAAGAA tGCTCAGGttgcagaggagaggagacggCTGGAGGCTCGTATCGCTCAGCTGGAGGAAGAGTTGGAGGAGGAGCAGTGCAATACTGAGCTGACCAATGACAGGCTGAAGAAAGCGATGCTGCAG ACTGACCAGATGAACGTGGAGCTGACTGCAGAGCGCAGCACCTGCCAGCGTGTCGAGGGCGCTCGCTCCCAGCTGGAGCGCCAGAACAAGGAGCTGAAACTGAAACTGCAGGAGCTCGAGGGAACAATCAAGTCCAAGTACAAGGCCAACATGTCCGCCCTGGAGGCAAAGATCGCTcagctggaggagcagctggacATGGAGACCAG agAGAGGCAGGCTGCCACCAAGCTCGTGAGACGCACCGAGAAGAAACTGAAGGAATTCATCCTGCAGGTGGATGACGAGAGGCGCAACACAGAGCAGTACAAGGACCAG GTGGACAAATTGAACTCCCGTTTGAAGCAGCTGAAGCGTCAGCtggaggaggctgaggaggaggcCCAGAGAGCCAACGCCAACCGAAGAAAACTGCAAAGGGAGCTGGAGGACGCCACGGAGTCAGCAGAAGTCATGAACCGTGAAGTCACCACCCTCAAGAACAAGCTCAG GCGTGGCGACCTTCCCTTCACTGTGCGCCGCACTGTTACCCGCACCGGCATCGAAAGTGACGATGAGAGCGAGCCCAAAACCGAGGCCCCTGAGCCGAAGCCTGAATGA